One window from the genome of Hyphomonas neptunium ATCC 15444 encodes:
- a CDS encoding ATP-binding protein: MLRLRDITPRGLYARSLLLILAPVLLILGLMTWYYYSSHIAEMNRKLGQGIARDAALIRDACINPEYGPADYARIQYLLETEFTCALPENAVPISALRQGFSYNDTLNSELAARLGDRVFVGQVPKEPKLHIRFAASASTAEIIIDRKRALVINAHFFIVWVIFFSLLMVALAIGFLNQQVRSILRLSRAARAFGRGRDLEGFRPSGATEVRDAARAIIDMKNRLTSFAEQRTAMLAGVSHDLRTPLTRLKLTLALMPESDDLKAARSDLNDMAMMLDEYLAFARGEEGDEAAEFDLGALVHDVVAGFGPHVPVSGPQTLTARGRPLALKRAITNLVSNALKYASHARVTLVNGPHWAEVIVDDDGPGIPADRYEEAFRPFSRLDDARSQNASGSGLGLTLARDTARMHGGDVRLAPSPLGGLRAILRLPH, from the coding sequence ATGCTCCGCCTGCGCGACATTACCCCCCGCGGTCTCTACGCCCGCAGCCTGCTGCTGATCCTCGCGCCCGTCCTGCTGATCCTGGGTCTGATGACCTGGTACTATTATTCCAGCCATATCGCCGAGATGAACCGCAAGCTTGGTCAGGGTATTGCCCGCGACGCGGCGCTGATCCGGGATGCCTGCATCAATCCGGAGTACGGCCCGGCAGACTATGCGCGGATACAATACCTTCTGGAAACGGAGTTTACCTGCGCCCTGCCCGAAAATGCCGTGCCCATCAGCGCCTTGCGCCAAGGCTTCTCATACAATGATACGCTCAACAGTGAACTGGCCGCACGGCTTGGTGATAGGGTCTTCGTCGGCCAGGTCCCAAAAGAACCCAAGCTGCACATCCGGTTCGCCGCCAGCGCTTCCACCGCAGAGATCATCATCGACCGCAAACGCGCGCTCGTCATCAATGCGCACTTCTTCATTGTCTGGGTGATCTTCTTCTCACTGCTGATGGTTGCCCTCGCGATCGGTTTCCTCAACCAGCAGGTCCGCTCGATCCTTCGGCTTTCAAGGGCGGCCCGCGCCTTTGGCCGGGGGCGAGATCTGGAGGGTTTCCGCCCTTCCGGGGCGACGGAAGTGCGCGATGCCGCGCGCGCCATCATCGACATGAAGAACCGCCTCACATCCTTCGCTGAACAGCGCACCGCGATGCTGGCCGGCGTCAGCCATGACCTGCGCACGCCGCTGACGCGCCTGAAACTGACCCTCGCACTCATGCCGGAGTCCGACGATCTCAAAGCGGCGCGATCAGATCTCAATGACATGGCGATGATGCTGGACGAATACCTCGCCTTTGCGCGCGGCGAGGAGGGCGACGAAGCGGCCGAGTTTGACCTGGGCGCCCTGGTTCACGATGTAGTGGCAGGCTTTGGCCCACATGTTCCGGTCAGCGGCCCTCAGACACTGACCGCGCGGGGCCGCCCGCTTGCCCTGAAACGGGCGATTACAAATCTTGTCTCAAATGCGCTGAAATATGCCAGCCACGCCCGCGTTACGCTCGTCAATGGACCGCATTGGGCTGAAGTGATCGTGGATGATGATGGCCCCGGCATACCCGCCGACCGTTATGAAGAAGCCTTCCGGCCCTTCTCTCGGCTGGATGACGCACGTAGCCAGAATGCCTCCGGCTCGGGTCTTGGGCTTACCCTGGCACGCGATACAGCCCGGATGCATGGCGGCGATGTGCGTCTTGCGCCAAGCCCACTGGGTGGATTACGCGCAATCTTAAGACTGCCGCACTAG
- a CDS encoding ABC transporter ATP-binding protein translates to MTDTPQKGEVRLPKSLRGRFAALRNVWPFLKLVWQASPTLTLIAALLRLIRAVLPVAALWFGKLIIDEVVRLIGMENGPDTMLNWWQAGYADALLLYLAAEFGLAILSDVTGRLIGLTDSLLSERLSVSSSIKLMEHAATLDLEDFEDTEFQDQLDRARRQTSGRMTLTGQLLNQMQDIITVLTFAGGLVVYNPWLIVLLILALIPAFLGETYFNAQTYSLDYQRTPARRELDYIRQTAASVDTAKEVKIFGLSRFLIDRYRFLSESFFKANRRIAEQRALWGGVFTTIGTVGYYLAYVWIIGRTLTGQLTIGDLTFLSASFRRLRTLLEGLLTSFSTTAAQALYLDDLFGFFKVAPEIASPENPVPLPVPIKSGFVFEDVGFRYPGAEKWAVRHLSFELQAGETLALVGENGAGKTTLVKLLARLYDPDEGRILLDGRDLREFDIDELRGAMGVIFQDFVRFNLSASDNIAVGRISERDNRARIEEAAARSLAAQVITGLPAGYDQMIGKRFRNGVELSGGEWQKVAIARAYMRGAEVLILDEPTAALDARSEYEVFLRFKELSEGKTAILISHRFSSVRMADRILVLANGRVEAIGTHEELLAAGGRYAELFELQAAGYR, encoded by the coding sequence ATGACCGACACACCGCAGAAAGGCGAAGTCCGCCTCCCGAAATCGCTGCGCGGGCGCTTTGCCGCCCTGCGCAATGTCTGGCCCTTCCTGAAGCTTGTCTGGCAGGCCAGCCCCACTCTGACGCTCATCGCGGCGCTCCTTCGCCTCATCCGGGCGGTCTTGCCGGTTGCCGCACTCTGGTTCGGGAAACTCATCATTGATGAGGTCGTCCGGCTTATCGGCATGGAGAACGGGCCGGACACGATGTTGAACTGGTGGCAGGCAGGGTATGCAGACGCGCTCCTTCTGTATCTCGCCGCCGAGTTTGGCCTCGCCATTCTCTCGGATGTTACCGGACGCCTGATTGGCTTGACCGACTCCCTCCTCTCCGAACGCTTGTCAGTCTCCTCCTCCATCAAGCTGATGGAGCACGCCGCGACCCTCGATCTGGAAGATTTCGAAGACACCGAATTCCAGGACCAGCTTGACCGGGCCCGCCGCCAGACCTCCGGGCGCATGACGCTGACGGGCCAACTCCTCAACCAGATGCAGGATATCATCACGGTTCTGACATTTGCCGGCGGTCTGGTCGTCTATAATCCCTGGCTGATCGTCCTCCTGATCCTCGCCCTGATCCCGGCCTTCCTGGGCGAGACCTATTTCAACGCCCAGACTTATTCCCTCGATTATCAGCGCACCCCGGCGCGGCGGGAACTCGACTATATCCGCCAGACCGCCGCGAGCGTCGACACCGCCAAGGAGGTCAAGATCTTCGGCCTCAGCCGCTTCCTGATCGACCGTTACCGGTTCCTCTCGGAAAGCTTCTTCAAGGCCAACCGGCGCATTGCCGAACAGCGCGCCTTGTGGGGAGGCGTGTTCACCACAATCGGCACCGTTGGCTATTATCTCGCCTATGTCTGGATCATCGGCCGCACTCTGACCGGACAGCTCACCATCGGTGATCTGACCTTCCTCTCTGCCTCCTTCCGGCGCCTGCGGACACTGCTGGAGGGCCTTCTCACCAGCTTCTCCACCACGGCGGCCCAGGCACTTTACCTCGACGACCTCTTCGGCTTCTTCAAGGTCGCGCCGGAAATCGCCTCACCGGAAAATCCGGTACCTCTACCCGTTCCGATCAAATCAGGCTTCGTTTTCGAAGATGTTGGCTTCCGCTATCCCGGCGCGGAGAAATGGGCGGTGCGCCATCTCAGCTTCGAGTTGCAGGCAGGCGAAACGCTCGCCCTCGTCGGCGAGAATGGCGCGGGCAAGACAACCCTCGTGAAACTGCTGGCCCGCCTCTATGATCCGGACGAAGGCCGGATCCTCCTCGATGGGCGAGACCTGCGTGAGTTTGACATCGACGAACTGCGCGGCGCGATGGGCGTAATCTTCCAGGACTTTGTCCGCTTCAATCTCAGCGCCAGCGACAATATCGCTGTCGGCCGCATCAGCGAGCGGGATAACCGTGCACGGATTGAAGAAGCCGCCGCGCGCAGTCTCGCCGCGCAGGTAATCACCGGCCTGCCGGCAGGCTACGACCAGATGATCGGCAAACGCTTTCGCAATGGCGTAGAACTCTCCGGCGGTGAATGGCAGAAGGTTGCCATCGCGCGCGCCTATATGCGCGGGGCCGAAGTTCTCATCCTGGATGAACCCACCGCCGCGCTAGACGCCCGCTCCGAATACGAAGTGTTCCTCCGCTTCAAGGAACTCAGCGAAGGCAAGACCGCCATCCTCATTTCCCACCGCTTCTCCTCAGTGCGCATGGCAGACCGCATCCTGGTCCTGGCCAATGGCCGCGTCGAAGCCATCGGCACGCATGAGGAACTCCTCGCGGCCGGCGGGCGCTATGCCGAACTCTTTGAACTGCAAGCCGCCGGGTATCGCTGA
- a CDS encoding HAD-IA family hydrolase, producing MTRTFQAVIWDFGGVFTSSPFEAFNRYEAEKGLPTDFIRSVNAVNPLENAWAKLERSLVGAEEFDGLFRAEAQSMGHDVPGKDILGLLSGHLRPRVVNALKVCKGHGKVGCITNNAPIGKGASMTHDDEKAAQLAEVFAQFDHLIESSKLGIRKPDPRIYALMCEALDVDPKNCVYLDDLGINLKPAREMGMATIKVTSEDQLLADLEAITGYAVR from the coding sequence ATGACACGTACCTTTCAGGCAGTAATCTGGGACTTTGGCGGGGTATTCACCTCCTCGCCGTTCGAGGCATTCAACCGGTATGAGGCCGAAAAGGGCCTGCCCACCGACTTCATCCGCTCGGTCAACGCGGTCAATCCGCTGGAAAACGCCTGGGCCAAGCTCGAGCGCAGCCTTGTCGGCGCCGAGGAATTCGATGGCCTCTTCCGGGCAGAAGCCCAGTCGATGGGCCATGATGTGCCCGGCAAGGACATCCTCGGGCTTCTCTCCGGCCATCTGCGCCCGCGGGTCGTCAATGCGCTCAAAGTCTGCAAGGGCCATGGCAAGGTCGGCTGCATCACCAACAACGCCCCCATCGGCAAGGGCGCCTCGATGACGCACGATGATGAGAAGGCCGCCCAGCTCGCCGAAGTGTTCGCCCAGTTCGATCACCTGATCGAAAGCTCGAAACTCGGCATCCGCAAGCCGGACCCGCGCATCTACGCGCTGATGTGCGAAGCCCTCGATGTAGACCCGAAGAATTGCGTCTATCTCGATGATCTCGGGATCAATCTGAAGCCGGCCCGCGAAATGGGCATGGCGACCATCAAGGTGACCAGCGAAGACCAATTGCTGGCCGATCTGGAAGCCATCACCGGCTATGCGGTGCGCTAG
- a CDS encoding carbon-nitrogen hydrolase family protein, producing the protein MTATRTKLVIRNAKPKDIAAIRPLYEKVYGVADGYTVDQIAGQINKFPDGQFVAEFEGQIVGHCVTFVINSGTALSQHTWNEITGGGFAARHDPEGDMLYGMDVIVDSEFRRLRIGQRFYKVRQDLCQWLELKGIVFGGRMPGYQRHQKEFPNPADYIEAVQASKLRDPVLSFQLRQGFEVVGVLKNYMPEDLESCGHATQMFWRNPLEQETIKAKPSLGDTSLPERVRVATVQFQMRRINAIDEFEQQVEYFVDIASDYRADFVAFPELFTLQLLSLEGKPLGPADAIARISEYTPRFIAFMERLAVSYNINIIGGSHPSRMEDGDIHNVAYIFLRDGSVHTQQKLHPTPSERSWWNIKGGEGNSVIHTDCGPIGVMICYDSEFPEIARHLVDQGALILFVPFCTDERRGYLRVRYCSQARAVENQCYVVMSGVVGNLPNVENMDIHYAESCILTPSDFPFSRDGIAADAAPNTETVAIADLSLSDLLTARQSGAVQNLKDRRFDLYRVVWK; encoded by the coding sequence ATGACTGCCACACGCACCAAACTCGTCATCCGCAATGCCAAGCCAAAGGATATTGCGGCCATCCGCCCGCTTTATGAGAAGGTTTACGGCGTGGCGGACGGCTACACGGTTGATCAGATCGCCGGGCAGATCAACAAATTCCCTGACGGCCAGTTCGTTGCGGAATTTGAAGGCCAGATCGTCGGCCATTGCGTGACTTTCGTGATCAACTCCGGCACGGCGCTCTCCCAGCACACCTGGAACGAGATCACCGGCGGCGGGTTTGCCGCCCGGCACGATCCCGAAGGCGACATGCTCTATGGCATGGATGTCATCGTCGATTCCGAATTCCGGCGGCTGCGCATCGGCCAGCGCTTCTACAAGGTCCGCCAGGATCTCTGCCAGTGGCTGGAGCTGAAAGGCATCGTATTCGGTGGGCGCATGCCCGGCTATCAGCGCCACCAGAAGGAATTTCCAAACCCGGCTGACTATATTGAGGCGGTCCAGGCGTCCAAGTTGCGCGATCCGGTGCTCAGCTTCCAGCTGCGCCAGGGATTTGAAGTTGTCGGCGTGCTGAAGAACTACATGCCGGAAGATCTGGAATCCTGCGGTCATGCGACCCAGATGTTCTGGCGCAATCCGCTGGAACAGGAAACGATCAAGGCCAAGCCAAGCCTGGGCGATACCTCCCTGCCCGAACGGGTCCGCGTGGCGACCGTTCAGTTCCAGATGCGCCGCATCAACGCGATTGATGAATTCGAGCAGCAGGTGGAGTATTTCGTCGATATTGCCTCCGACTACCGTGCAGACTTTGTGGCCTTCCCGGAACTGTTCACGCTGCAACTGCTTTCTCTGGAAGGCAAGCCGCTGGGGCCGGCAGATGCGATCGCGCGCATATCCGAATATACGCCCCGCTTCATTGCCTTCATGGAGCGCCTGGCCGTCTCCTATAACATCAACATTATCGGCGGCTCTCACCCCTCCCGCATGGAGGATGGCGACATTCACAATGTTGCTTACATCTTCCTGCGCGATGGGTCGGTGCACACGCAGCAGAAGCTTCACCCGACGCCATCCGAGCGCAGCTGGTGGAATATCAAGGGCGGCGAAGGCAACTCCGTCATCCACACAGATTGCGGCCCGATCGGTGTGATGATCTGCTACGATTCCGAATTCCCCGAAATCGCCCGCCACCTTGTCGATCAGGGCGCGCTGATCCTGTTCGTGCCCTTCTGCACCGATGAGCGCCGCGGATACCTCCGTGTACGCTATTGCAGCCAGGCGCGGGCCGTGGAGAACCAGTGTTATGTCGTCATGTCGGGCGTGGTCGGCAATCTGCCGAATGTCGAGAATATGGACATCCACTATGCCGAGAGCTGTATCCTGACACCTTCGGACTTCCCCTTCTCGCGTGACGGGATTGCCGCTGATGCCGCCCCCAATACGGAGACGGTTGCGATTGCCGACCTTTCCCTTTCAGACCTGCTGACGGCGCGCCAATCGGGCGCCGTGCAGAACCTGAAAGACCGGCGGTTTGATCTCTACCGGGTGGTCTGGAAGTAA
- a CDS encoding PKD domain-containing protein: MKVSQLKPHLRVAASALAIATLVACGGGGGSSSTPSGGNSVSPPPPPPPPPANEAPVARTTASPASPEEGQPFTLDASTSTDADGDTLTYSWSQLSGPPVTLETPDQAVLQVAAAEVIEDTEAVFRVTVSDGENSSTADVPLVFENISQTPALITPYTYYSTIPLPFRPINWGTVHPGLQILGAEEIPGGDISFYGVYRDSQSTEFALSFRRAISQAFQQPLFTKLVTYFTLSSGSHFWVIDSQGSRIYSQPPDNSDELTLLQETSHQDACSTTQLVSEQWLIVGRRNAGFELYENGWGVDTSTQYPPPPPAHNPVRQKGFTTTNSICGIQRTYFSVDRTVFGSPYGLLDLISLLTYNLDTRSLELYSQKPGAMTQEVDAFELTQSVRAEFDSVNDLELIDHMTAENTLWLLFSDGEHKGDHRLIVAGLDDNRNIVQSTYQWEIGAPSGFGKYSFLTANPAGIEIVIFAPSSPQAIVFKPNDPFDWFGSLDGPYFFEVGLGATTGGNLGISVDNNQAIVTLHPDKQELKVFVSPPY; the protein is encoded by the coding sequence ATGAAAGTCAGCCAACTCAAACCACACCTGCGTGTGGCCGCCTCCGCCCTTGCCATCGCTACCCTGGTTGCCTGTGGGGGCGGTGGTGGGAGCAGCAGCACGCCAAGCGGCGGCAACTCTGTATCTCCTCCGCCTCCTCCGCCTCCCCCACCGGCCAATGAGGCCCCTGTCGCCCGCACCACTGCCAGCCCTGCCTCGCCCGAGGAAGGCCAGCCCTTCACGCTAGATGCCTCCACCTCCACGGATGCAGACGGCGACACGCTTACATATTCGTGGAGTCAACTATCGGGACCGCCCGTCACACTCGAGACACCCGATCAGGCAGTGCTCCAAGTCGCCGCCGCCGAAGTCATCGAGGACACCGAAGCAGTATTTCGGGTTACAGTATCTGACGGAGAAAATTCGTCCACAGCAGACGTTCCGCTGGTCTTCGAGAACATCTCACAAACACCAGCCTTAATAACACCGTATACGTACTATTCGACCATCCCACTTCCATTTAGACCCATAAACTGGGGTACAGTCCACCCCGGTTTGCAAATCCTGGGTGCAGAAGAAATACCGGGTGGGGATATCTCGTTCTATGGTGTCTACCGAGATTCCCAAAGCACAGAGTTTGCGCTATCTTTCAGAAGAGCAATCAGCCAAGCATTTCAACAGCCTTTGTTCACTAAACTAGTTACGTACTTCACGCTTTCGTCAGGATCTCATTTCTGGGTGATCGATAGTCAAGGATCACGCATATACAGCCAGCCGCCAGATAACTCGGACGAACTTACACTGCTGCAAGAGACCTCTCATCAGGACGCTTGCTCCACAACACAACTGGTCTCTGAACAGTGGCTGATAGTAGGCCGCAGAAATGCTGGCTTTGAACTTTATGAAAATGGTTGGGGCGTCGATACATCCACCCAATATCCTCCGCCGCCTCCGGCGCACAATCCCGTCCGACAGAAAGGCTTCACCACCACCAACTCAATTTGCGGCATTCAAAGAACATATTTCTCTGTAGACAGAACAGTCTTTGGTTCGCCTTACGGCTTGTTGGATTTAATCAGTCTTCTGACTTACAATCTCGACACACGATCTTTGGAGCTTTACTCGCAAAAACCAGGGGCAATGACTCAGGAGGTTGACGCGTTCGAACTTACGCAAAGCGTGAGAGCTGAATTCGACAGTGTAAATGATCTAGAGTTGATAGATCACATGACAGCAGAAAACACACTTTGGCTGTTGTTTAGTGACGGAGAGCACAAAGGTGACCACAGGCTCATTGTGGCAGGGTTGGATGATAACAGAAATATCGTTCAGTCCACCTACCAATGGGAAATCGGTGCACCAAGCGGCTTTGGCAAATACTCTTTTCTAACCGCGAACCCAGCTGGAATCGAGATTGTGATATTTGCGCCCTCTTCTCCTCAAGCAATAGTATTCAAGCCGAATGATCCATTTGACTGGTTCGGTAGTCTTGATGGTCCCTACTTTTTCGAAGTTGGCTTGGGCGCGACCACGGGCGGAAACCTCGGGATCAGCGTCGACAACAATCAGGCGATTGTCACGCTCCACCCAGACAAACAAGAACTGAAAGTGTTTGTCAGTCCGCCCTACTGA
- a CDS encoding branched-chain amino acid aminotransferase has product MSAIPYDDRDGYIWMDGSFVPWRDTKVHVLTHALHYASSVFEGERAYSGKIFRSLDHSKRLHNSAGIMGFDIPFSVEEIERAKKEALEKSGLESAYVRAVAWRGSEMMGVSAQNNTIHLAIAVWHWGDYFADKMKGIRLTHAQWRRPAPDTAPCHAKAAGLYMICTLSKHAAEKAGYQDALMLDYRGQVAEATGANIFFVRDGVLHTPTPDCFLNGLTRQTTIALAKARQIEVVERAIFPDELSTFSECFITGSAAELTPVAEIGEHRYKPGQISEALVNDYSNLCNGKLELAL; this is encoded by the coding sequence ATGTCTGCCATCCCCTATGATGACCGCGACGGATACATCTGGATGGATGGCTCGTTCGTACCCTGGCGTGACACCAAAGTGCACGTTCTGACGCATGCATTGCACTACGCTTCCTCCGTTTTTGAAGGCGAGCGCGCCTATAGCGGCAAGATCTTCCGCTCGCTGGACCACTCCAAGCGGCTGCACAATTCGGCCGGTATCATGGGCTTCGACATTCCCTTCAGCGTGGAGGAAATCGAGCGGGCCAAGAAAGAGGCGCTGGAAAAATCCGGTCTCGAGAGCGCTTATGTGCGCGCCGTGGCCTGGCGCGGATCGGAAATGATGGGCGTTTCGGCGCAGAACAACACCATCCATCTGGCAATCGCTGTCTGGCATTGGGGCGACTATTTTGCCGACAAGATGAAGGGCATCCGCCTGACGCATGCCCAGTGGCGCCGCCCGGCGCCCGATACGGCGCCCTGCCATGCCAAGGCGGCGGGCCTCTATATGATCTGCACCCTCTCCAAGCATGCCGCGGAGAAGGCGGGCTATCAGGACGCGCTGATGCTGGACTATCGCGGCCAGGTGGCCGAGGCGACCGGCGCGAACATCTTCTTCGTGCGTGACGGCGTTCTGCATACGCCGACCCCGGACTGTTTCCTCAACGGTCTTACCCGCCAGACGACGATTGCGCTCGCCAAGGCGCGCCAGATCGAAGTGGTCGAACGGGCGATCTTCCCGGATGAGCTTTCAACGTTCAGCGAATGCTTCATCACGGGCTCTGCTGCGGAGCTGACGCCGGTCGCCGAGATCGGCGAGCATCGCTACAAGCCTGGCCAGATCTCCGAAGCGCTGGTGAACGACTATTCCAACCTCTGTAACGGGAAGCTGGAGCTGGCGCTTTAG
- a CDS encoding 4a-hydroxytetrahydrobiopterin dehydratase produces the protein MSKIGADAAVKALKGWKIAEGERDAIEKAYRFADFKTAFAFMSATALKAEQMDHHPEWFNVYNKVDVTLTTHDADGVTQKDLELAGFMDQLAAKLG, from the coding sequence ATGTCAAAGATTGGTGCAGACGCAGCCGTCAAGGCCCTGAAGGGCTGGAAGATCGCCGAGGGCGAGCGCGACGCGATTGAGAAAGCCTATCGCTTTGCTGACTTCAAGACGGCGTTCGCGTTCATGTCGGCCACCGCTCTGAAGGCCGAGCAGATGGACCACCATCCCGAATGGTTCAACGTCTATAACAAGGTCGACGTGACCCTCACCACGCATGACGCCGACGGCGTCACGCAGAAGGATCTCGAACTGGCCGGCTTCATGGACCAGCTCGCCGCAAAGCTTGGCTGA
- a CDS encoding MarR family winged helix-turn-helix transcriptional regulator has translation MAQSVNLNRPFDPRLFLTDQELDRGAGLLISGADELMRAAEKARKKAGLSKTEMQILMAIRYQPGLTVSQLRDQLGMTVPTFARIIGQLDTRGLIERAREGSDGRRRKLSLSDAGTTLTTPITIELRERLRVAFRACGPEAVAGARFMLEALVK, from the coding sequence ATGGCCCAATCCGTCAACCTGAACCGCCCATTCGACCCCCGCCTGTTTCTGACCGACCAGGAACTCGACAGAGGCGCAGGACTCCTGATTTCAGGGGCAGATGAGCTTATGCGGGCTGCTGAAAAGGCCCGCAAGAAGGCCGGTCTGAGCAAGACAGAGATGCAGATTCTCATGGCAATCCGCTATCAACCGGGCCTCACGGTCAGCCAATTGCGCGATCAGCTGGGCATGACGGTGCCAACTTTTGCCCGTATCATCGGCCAGCTCGACACTCGCGGCCTGATCGAGCGCGCCCGCGAGGGCTCTGACGGCCGGCGCCGGAAGCTCTCGCTGTCGGATGCGGGCACGACCCTGACGACCCCCATCACCATAGAGCTGCGCGAGCGCCTGCGGGTAGCCTTCCGCGCCTGTGGACCTGAAGCTGTCGCCGGCGCACGCTTCATGCTGGAAGCCCTGGTGAAGTGA
- a CDS encoding response regulator — protein sequence MSLKDPAHILIVDDDDRIRDLTKRFLTLKGYRVTSAPDAAGARRLMDNMTFDLAVLDIMMPGETGLELLDRIRSGPARATPVMLLTARGEARDRIEGLRLGADDYLAKPFEPEELVLRCEAILRRSQKPAPPPEEIEMSGLVFNIERGELKAGDQRIRLTDAEVQLLTILARMPGEAISREDLAEMTSAGMERSVDVQVTRLRRKIEPNPKEPIHIQTVRGVGYRLMPD from the coding sequence ATGAGCCTCAAAGACCCCGCCCATATTCTGATCGTGGATGATGACGACCGCATCCGGGATCTGACCAAGCGCTTCCTGACGCTGAAGGGATACCGGGTGACGAGCGCGCCCGATGCGGCCGGGGCGCGCCGTCTGATGGACAACATGACCTTCGATCTGGCGGTGCTCGACATCATGATGCCGGGAGAAACCGGTCTGGAACTGCTGGACCGCATCCGCTCCGGCCCGGCGCGGGCCACCCCGGTCATGCTGCTGACGGCGCGGGGTGAAGCGCGCGACCGGATCGAGGGGCTGCGCCTTGGCGCCGATGACTATCTCGCCAAGCCGTTTGAACCCGAAGAGCTGGTCCTGCGCTGTGAAGCCATTCTCCGCCGCTCGCAGAAGCCTGCCCCACCGCCGGAAGAAATCGAGATGTCAGGTCTCGTCTTCAATATCGAGCGCGGCGAACTGAAAGCAGGTGACCAGCGCATCCGCCTGACGGACGCTGAAGTCCAGCTGCTGACAATCCTTGCCCGGATGCCGGGTGAAGCGATCAGCCGGGAAGACCTTGCCGAGATGACCTCGGCGGGCATGGAACGCTCGGTCGATGTGCAGGTCACACGCCTGCGCCGCAAGATCGAGCCCAACCCCAAAGAACCGATCCATATCCAGACCGTGCGGGGCGTCGGCTACCGCCTGATGCCGGATTGA
- a CDS encoding DMT family transporter, whose product MSSGLDCTLAPDMRAPHPILLVCFGVVFGCGIDALMKSVMQGSTSVLTATTWRYVLGSVIMIALSLQARRSMPTLPAIRFHALRSLAQVISAFCFFYSLTQIALAEAVVMGFTAALMIAPIARVILGEKMSPVTIGASLIGFCGAALAATAESSGAPVEGNRLYGTVAVLASAVLYALNIVLLRLRTREEDSLTLVTFMNIFPALFLLPFMLVFTDPMPAEGAWSMLIGAAVFGIGIWWLMTMAYGRAKAQTLAPFEYTGLIWSALLGYFFFQEIPGWRVWAGAGIIIAACLVVAFETHFIARREAKMPASDILT is encoded by the coding sequence ATGTCATCTGGCTTGGACTGCACGCTGGCGCCTGACATGCGCGCGCCCCACCCCATCCTTCTGGTCTGCTTCGGCGTGGTCTTTGGCTGCGGCATTGATGCATTGATGAAGTCCGTCATGCAGGGCTCTACAAGCGTGCTGACGGCAACCACCTGGCGGTACGTGCTGGGCTCGGTAATCATGATTGCCCTCTCCCTGCAGGCGCGCCGGTCCATGCCCACGCTTCCCGCCATACGCTTTCACGCGCTGCGGTCGCTGGCGCAGGTCATCTCGGCCTTCTGCTTCTTCTATTCGCTGACCCAGATTGCCCTGGCCGAAGCCGTGGTCATGGGCTTCACGGCAGCGCTGATGATTGCACCTATCGCCCGTGTGATCCTTGGCGAAAAGATGAGCCCGGTTACCATCGGCGCCTCTCTCATCGGCTTCTGTGGCGCCGCCCTTGCCGCAACAGCAGAATCGTCGGGCGCGCCGGTCGAAGGCAACCGGCTTTATGGTACGGTCGCAGTGCTCGCTTCAGCTGTACTCTATGCCCTCAACATCGTTCTCCTCCGCCTTCGGACAAGAGAAGAAGACAGCCTCACGCTGGTCACCTTCATGAACATTTTCCCGGCGCTTTTTCTGCTGCCTTTCATGTTGGTGTTTACAGACCCCATGCCGGCAGAAGGGGCCTGGTCGATGCTGATCGGCGCTGCGGTGTTCGGCATTGGCATCTGGTGGTTGATGACCATGGCCTATGGCCGGGCCAAGGCTCAGACGCTTGCCCCCTTTGAATATACCGGCCTGATTTGGTCAGCCCTCCTGGGCTATTTTTTCTTTCAGGAAATACCAGGCTGGCGCGTCTGGGCTGGCGCAGGCATTATCATCGCTGCCTGTCTTGTGGTCGCTTTCGAGACGCACTTCATCGCCCGGCGCGAAGCTAAAATGCCCGCCAGCGACATCCTTACCTGA